From Micromonospora sp. NBC_01699, a single genomic window includes:
- a CDS encoding class I adenylate-forming enzyme family protein, producing MTRTVSERALAGRTVPEVLSWRAAVHPDRVAIEVHRVATLTFAEWETGATSVAAALRRRGLAVGDRVGLRFGAPDWTDFAVAYCGVQRAGGVAVPLSDRLAATQVRQALEHCAATMLIHGTDADPIRTAVPGATVAELVAAGSAAPLPSAEVTVRPEDLAQILYTSGTTGRPKGVGATHANLTVTAPTHPRRLALGHSERFLHAFAIGTNAAQTMLFNALTAKPTALTLPQFTPARFARLIETAGTGTAFVVPSMAIELLNAGVLDGRNTAGVQLIGSTAAPLAPAVAARLATAFPNAVIVNYYTSTEAAPAQTTMIFNPARPDAVGRASAGALMIADEQGRALPDGATGQVWLRCRHPRAYFRDEQASRATFHGEWVRMGDVGRMDAEGYLYLADRHEDVVKSGAFKISTLEIEAALYEHPGIAETAVVGVPHPVLGSSVAAVVVPHPQAPGDELTLPALRAFLAARLADYQLPTRLLVVDRLPRNEGGKVLKRQLVGQFEQPPSAPTQVTHNHSPEGP from the coding sequence ATGACCCGTACGGTGAGCGAACGCGCACTCGCCGGCCGGACCGTACCCGAGGTGTTGAGCTGGCGGGCGGCCGTGCACCCGGACCGGGTGGCGATCGAGGTGCACCGGGTCGCCACCCTCACCTTCGCCGAGTGGGAGACGGGTGCGACCTCGGTGGCCGCCGCCCTGCGTCGGCGCGGGCTGGCCGTCGGTGACCGGGTCGGCCTGCGCTTCGGCGCACCGGACTGGACCGACTTCGCGGTGGCGTACTGCGGGGTGCAGCGGGCCGGCGGGGTGGCCGTGCCGCTGTCCGACCGGCTCGCCGCCACCCAGGTACGGCAGGCCCTGGAACACTGCGCCGCCACCATGTTGATCCACGGCACGGATGCCGACCCGATCCGCACGGCGGTGCCGGGCGCGACCGTGGCCGAACTGGTGGCGGCCGGTAGCGCCGCGCCGTTACCGTCGGCCGAGGTCACCGTGCGTCCCGAGGACCTGGCCCAGATCCTTTACACCTCCGGCACCACCGGCCGCCCGAAGGGTGTCGGCGCGACCCACGCGAACCTGACCGTCACCGCACCCACCCACCCCCGCCGGCTGGCGCTGGGCCACTCCGAGCGGTTCCTGCACGCGTTCGCGATCGGCACCAACGCCGCCCAGACGATGCTGTTCAACGCGCTCACCGCCAAACCGACCGCGCTGACCCTGCCCCAGTTCACCCCGGCCCGGTTCGCCCGGCTGATCGAGACCGCCGGCACCGGCACGGCCTTTGTCGTCCCGTCGATGGCGATCGAACTGCTGAACGCGGGCGTGCTGGACGGGCGGAACACCGCCGGGGTGCAGTTGATCGGTTCGACGGCGGCACCGTTGGCGCCGGCGGTCGCCGCCCGGCTCGCCACCGCGTTCCCGAACGCCGTCATCGTCAACTACTACACCTCGACCGAGGCCGCGCCCGCGCAGACCACGATGATCTTCAACCCGGCCCGCCCGGACGCCGTCGGCCGGGCCAGCGCGGGCGCGCTCATGATCGCCGACGAGCAGGGGCGGGCGCTGCCCGACGGCGCCACCGGACAGGTCTGGCTGCGCTGCCGCCACCCGCGCGCGTACTTCCGGGACGAGCAGGCCAGCCGCGCGACCTTCCACGGCGAGTGGGTACGGATGGGCGACGTCGGACGGATGGACGCCGAGGGCTACCTCTACCTGGCCGACCGACACGAGGACGTGGTCAAGTCCGGCGCGTTCAAGATCTCCACCCTGGAGATCGAGGCGGCCCTGTACGAGCACCCCGGCATCGCCGAGACTGCCGTCGTCGGGGTGCCGCACCCGGTGCTGGGCAGCAGCGTGGCGGCCGTGGTCGTACCGCACCCGCAGGCACCGGGTGACGAGCTCACCCTGCCCGCGCTGCGCGCCTTCCTCGCCGCCCGGCTCGCCGACTACCAACTCCCGACCCGGTTGCTGGTGGTCGACCGGCTGCCCCGCAACGAGGGCGGCAAGGTGCTCAAACGCCAACTCGTCGGCCAGTTCGAACAACCCCCGTCCGCACCGACCCAGGTCACGCACAACCATTCCCCGGAGGGCCCGTGA
- a CDS encoding non-ribosomal peptide synthetase has product MNTAPTTYAQHAVWFTEQAGVAGTAYHLALGVRFDAGLDRPALAEACATVISRHEVLSTAIEPDPDGAPRLVPAAEKLTLTTGDLTDERVRAELTRPFDLGRGPLARFTLLTGPADRHLLLVAAHHLVFDGMSKDVLLDELAAAYRAAVAGRPVDLGPAPDPYAGHATAEHDRVAADLPSAREHWAARWSAPGDVRLPGLHRVPTAAEPGASVEFTLDPDLVTGVDRVAREIGVTRFELLLAAVHTLLDRYGNRDLPVGVALSTRTAATAGQVGLFVNELPVHPPAPADTFRAHARSVRAGVRELYRFRHVPLAQAVGGLRPAPALTPVSVGYRRRGAAPDFAGLDTTVEWTMFNGTARNALHVQIVDGPDAVTVSLQHSPTAIDRESVNRIGAHLRTVLAAVVDEPDRPMPTLPLLPPGELSDLVHGWNATDREHPTDASVPALFAAQVRQRPDEVAVVDGDRLLTYAELDARSGRLAAVLRRRGIGAGALVAVCLDRSWQAVAALLAVLRAGAGYVPVDPGYPLPRQELILADADPALVIATVSTAAALDPRHPVLTLDDLDLDGSAPAPTPVPAPDDLAYVLYTSGSTGRPKGVAVRHDALTNLLLGMGDLLGSQPTDRWLGLTSLSFDISAVEVFLPLVTGARVVVASNTHAADGAAVCRLIRDQRISHVQATPSGWRILLEAGLGREQPGLPAVALAGGEALPLSLARDLRQRVARLVNGYGPTEATIYATAAELPENPDRVTIGRPLPNVRAYVLDDHLRPVPVGVPGELYLGGRGVANGYLRQPDLTDERFLLSPFPADTGAAASASASASGRLYRTGDLVIRLPDGRLDFVGRADQQVKIRGHRVELGEIEAGLSAHPEVVAAAVLLRDGGTEQAEATLVGYVVPRGAPPEPAALRTHLARTLPAAMLPNAWVFLDRLPLTPNGKLDRPALPEPARDRATAPQTDPSEAATGVGDDEVVTQIRAIWQDVLQIDEIGLDEDLFDLGGHSLTITRISGRIHQRLGVEVPLDVFFDTPTIGEIAEFVRRSEGGR; this is encoded by the coding sequence GTGAACACCGCACCGACGACGTACGCCCAACACGCCGTCTGGTTCACCGAGCAGGCCGGAGTGGCCGGCACGGCGTACCACCTGGCGCTCGGCGTCCGGTTCGACGCGGGCCTCGACCGGCCGGCGCTGGCCGAGGCGTGCGCCACGGTCATCAGCCGGCACGAGGTGCTGAGCACGGCGATCGAACCCGATCCCGACGGGGCACCACGACTGGTCCCCGCCGCGGAGAAACTGACGCTCACCACCGGCGACCTGACCGACGAGCGGGTCCGCGCGGAACTCACCCGGCCGTTCGACCTCGGCCGGGGACCGCTGGCCCGGTTCACCCTGCTGACCGGCCCGGCCGACCGGCACCTGCTCCTGGTCGCCGCCCACCACCTGGTCTTCGACGGCATGTCCAAGGACGTACTGCTCGACGAGCTGGCGGCCGCGTACCGGGCGGCGGTCGCCGGTCGGCCGGTCGACCTCGGGCCGGCTCCCGACCCGTATGCGGGACACGCGACAGCCGAACACGACCGGGTCGCCGCCGACCTGCCGTCGGCCCGGGAACACTGGGCCGCCCGCTGGTCGGCTCCCGGCGACGTGCGGCTGCCCGGACTGCACCGGGTGCCGACGGCGGCCGAACCCGGAGCGAGCGTCGAGTTCACCCTCGACCCGGACCTGGTCACCGGCGTCGACCGGGTCGCCCGGGAGATCGGGGTGACCCGCTTCGAACTGCTGCTCGCCGCGGTGCACACCCTGCTGGACCGGTACGGCAACCGGGACCTGCCGGTCGGCGTCGCCCTGTCCACCCGTACCGCCGCGACCGCCGGGCAGGTCGGACTCTTCGTCAACGAACTGCCGGTGCACCCGCCCGCGCCGGCCGACACCTTCCGGGCCCACGCCCGGTCGGTCCGGGCCGGGGTACGCGAGCTGTACCGGTTCCGGCACGTCCCGCTCGCCCAGGCGGTCGGCGGACTGCGACCGGCCCCCGCGCTCACCCCGGTATCGGTCGGCTACCGGCGACGCGGCGCCGCCCCGGACTTCGCCGGGCTCGACACCACCGTCGAATGGACGATGTTCAACGGCACGGCCCGCAACGCGCTGCACGTACAGATCGTCGACGGGCCGGACGCGGTCACGGTCAGCCTCCAGCACAGCCCCACCGCGATCGACCGGGAGTCGGTCAACCGGATCGGGGCGCACCTGCGCACCGTACTGGCGGCGGTGGTCGACGAGCCCGATCGGCCGATGCCGACGCTGCCGCTGCTGCCACCGGGTGAGCTGTCCGACCTGGTACACGGGTGGAACGCCACCGACCGCGAGCACCCGACCGACGCCTCCGTCCCCGCTCTGTTCGCCGCCCAGGTTCGGCAACGACCGGACGAGGTCGCGGTGGTCGACGGGGACCGGCTGCTGACGTACGCCGAACTCGACGCGCGCAGCGGCCGGCTCGCCGCGGTCCTGCGCCGCCGGGGCATCGGCGCCGGCGCGCTCGTCGCGGTCTGCCTGGACCGGTCCTGGCAGGCGGTCGCGGCACTGCTCGCGGTGCTGCGCGCCGGCGCCGGCTACGTGCCGGTGGACCCCGGCTACCCGCTGCCCCGACAGGAGCTGATCCTCGCCGACGCCGACCCCGCGCTGGTCATCGCCACCGTCTCGACCGCCGCCGCGCTCGACCCGCGCCACCCGGTCCTCACCCTCGACGACCTGGACCTCGACGGATCCGCCCCTGCTCCTACCCCTGTTCCGGCGCCGGACGACCTCGCCTACGTTCTCTACACCTCCGGCTCGACCGGCCGACCGAAGGGCGTCGCGGTACGCCACGACGCGCTCACCAACCTGCTGCTCGGCATGGGTGACCTACTGGGCAGCCAACCGACCGACCGCTGGCTCGGGCTCACCTCCCTGTCGTTCGACATCTCCGCCGTCGAGGTGTTCCTGCCCCTGGTCACCGGGGCCCGTGTGGTGGTCGCCTCGAACACCCACGCCGCCGACGGGGCGGCCGTCTGCCGACTGATCCGCGACCAGCGGATCAGCCACGTACAGGCGACCCCGTCGGGCTGGCGGATCCTGCTCGAAGCCGGGCTCGGCCGGGAACAACCGGGGCTGCCGGCCGTCGCGCTCGCCGGGGGCGAGGCGCTGCCACTGTCGCTCGCCCGCGACCTGCGGCAACGGGTGGCCCGCCTGGTCAACGGGTACGGGCCGACCGAGGCGACGATCTACGCCACCGCCGCCGAACTGCCCGAGAACCCGGACCGGGTGACCATCGGTCGCCCGCTGCCCAACGTCCGCGCGTACGTCCTGGACGACCACCTGCGGCCGGTGCCGGTGGGCGTGCCGGGTGAGCTGTACCTCGGCGGCCGCGGCGTCGCCAACGGCTACCTGCGCCAGCCCGACCTCACCGACGAGCGCTTCCTCCTCAGTCCGTTCCCCGCCGACACGGGTGCCGCTGCCTCGGCGTCGGCGTCGGCGTCGGGGCGGCTCTATCGGACCGGTGACCTGGTGATCCGGCTGCCGGACGGGCGACTCGACTTCGTCGGCCGGGCCGACCAGCAGGTGAAGATCCGGGGTCACCGGGTCGAGCTGGGCGAGATCGAGGCGGGGCTGTCGGCACATCCGGAGGTGGTCGCGGCGGCCGTACTGCTGCGCGACGGCGGGACCGAGCAGGCCGAGGCGACGCTGGTCGGGTACGTGGTGCCGCGCGGCGCCCCGCCCGAACCGGCCGCGTTGCGTACGCACCTGGCGCGGACGCTGCCCGCCGCCATGCTGCCCAACGCGTGGGTGTTCCTGGACCGGTTGCCGCTCACCCCGAACGGGAAACTGGACCGGCCCGCCCTACCCGAGCCGGCGCGTGACCGCGCCACCGCCCCGCAGACCGATCCATCGGAGGCGGCGACCGGCGTCGGTGACGACGAGGTGGTCACGCAGATCCGCGCGATCTGGCAGGACGTACTCCAGATCGACGAGATCGGTCTGGACGAGGATCTGTTCGACCTGGGCGGTCACTCGCTCACCATCACCCGGATCAGCGGCCGGATCCACCAGCGCCTGGGCGTGGAGGTGCCGCTGGACGTCTTCTTCGACACCCCGACAATCGGGGAGATCGCCGAGTTCGTACGACGTTCGGAAGGTGGACGATGA
- a CDS encoding acyl carrier protein — protein sequence MSGDDTLRLRLAELINEVTDGAVATEDVLVGGASLVALGLDSLGLLRLIDAIEAEYDVELNLSATGRTLNTLEDLTTALTP from the coding sequence ATGAGCGGGGACGACACGCTGCGGCTGCGACTGGCCGAGCTGATCAACGAGGTCACGGACGGCGCGGTCGCCACGGAGGACGTACTGGTCGGCGGCGCCTCCCTGGTTGCCCTGGGGCTGGACTCGCTGGGCCTGCTCCGCCTGATCGACGCCATCGAGGCCGAGTACGACGTAGAACTCAACCTCTCCGCCACCGGCCGAACCCTCAACACCCTAGAAGACCTAACCACCGCCCTAACCCCCTAA
- a CDS encoding TylF/MycF family methyltransferase, with the protein MTDFLSPAQVAEPTTDDPRQLYTDLLKKTLTRYAFGETWTPFQPRRRSLRGAVYRRGQRLLHQRGMELVLRFPFSAEAREDGRDWPPEAETMIGLRRLDNLEHCVRDVLERGVPGDLIETGVWRGGACIFMRAMLKAYGDHDRTVWVADSFRGLPKPDPRRVEDVEDALWSVPFLAVSMDQVKGNFRRYGLLDDQVSFLPGWFQDTLPQAPVEQIAVMRLDGDLYDSTDVALRSLYPKLSIGGYVIIDDYHAVRGCRQAVDNFRTEFGITDPLHQVDWTCRYWQRTH; encoded by the coding sequence ATGACCGATTTCCTGTCCCCGGCGCAGGTTGCCGAGCCGACCACCGACGACCCCCGTCAGCTCTACACCGACCTGCTGAAGAAAACCCTGACCCGGTACGCCTTCGGGGAGACCTGGACCCCGTTCCAGCCCCGCCGCCGGTCATTGCGGGGTGCGGTGTACCGCCGGGGTCAGCGGCTGCTGCACCAGCGCGGCATGGAGTTGGTGCTCCGCTTCCCGTTCAGCGCGGAGGCACGCGAGGACGGCCGGGACTGGCCGCCGGAGGCGGAGACCATGATCGGCCTGCGTCGGTTGGACAACCTGGAACATTGCGTACGGGACGTGCTCGAACGCGGCGTACCCGGTGACCTGATCGAGACCGGGGTGTGGCGGGGCGGCGCCTGCATCTTCATGCGCGCCATGCTCAAGGCGTACGGCGACCACGACCGTACGGTCTGGGTGGCCGACTCGTTCCGTGGCCTGCCCAAGCCCGACCCGCGCCGGGTCGAGGACGTCGAGGACGCACTGTGGAGTGTGCCGTTCCTGGCCGTGTCGATGGACCAGGTCAAGGGCAACTTCCGCCGGTACGGCCTGCTCGACGACCAGGTCAGCTTCCTGCCCGGCTGGTTCCAGGACACCCTGCCGCAGGCACCGGTGGAGCAGATCGCGGTGATGCGCCTCGACGGCGACCTCTACGACTCCACCGACGTGGCGTTGCGGTCGCTCTACCCGAAGCTCTCCATCGGCGGCTACGTCATCATCGACGACTACCACGCCGTACGCGGCTGCCGCCAGGCCGTCGACAACTTCCGCACCGAATTCGGCATAACCGACCCCCTCCACCAGGTCGACTGGACCTGCCGCTACTGGCAACGCACCCACTAA
- a CDS encoding glycosyltransferase family 4 protein yields MHVLITAAGKRTEHWTELFAALCDRPETTLTVLAADVSAPTHRGLDRLARQRPNLRYHLVPHLLGEDRTGHMASVLFRPGAGRLLGGRQPDVVHVIGEAAYLTTWQAIRMRQRHWPGTPITLYAAQNIVMRFPVPFPRLERQAYDTVDHAFPITPAALGVLRAKGYRGPATIIPLGVDTALFRPRPTPRPQARRFTVGFVGRLEPHKGVRDLLRAVELLDCDLLAVGGGSLHPEIERLAARRPGRVTLAGWTDHADLPRLLSRMDVLVLPSIEVIQRNLVRWIGIPLREQFGRVLVEAMACGVPVVGSDVGEIPYVIGAAGLTYPAGDVVALADRLAGLRDNPDLARRLAAEGVSRATSEFSWAGTAERMCRVWQELTGAGRHPADARGPDGQKARTS; encoded by the coding sequence ATGCACGTCCTGATCACGGCGGCGGGCAAACGTACCGAGCACTGGACCGAACTGTTCGCCGCGCTCTGCGACCGGCCCGAGACGACCCTCACGGTGCTCGCCGCGGACGTCTCGGCGCCGACCCACCGGGGACTGGACCGGTTGGCCCGGCAACGACCGAACCTGCGCTACCACCTGGTCCCGCACCTGCTCGGCGAGGATCGCACCGGGCACATGGCGTCGGTGCTGTTCCGACCCGGCGCCGGCCGGCTGCTCGGCGGCCGGCAACCGGACGTCGTACACGTCATCGGCGAGGCCGCCTACCTGACCACCTGGCAGGCCATCCGGATGCGACAGCGGCACTGGCCCGGCACGCCGATCACGCTGTACGCGGCACAGAACATCGTGATGCGCTTCCCGGTCCCGTTCCCGCGCCTCGAACGGCAGGCGTACGACACCGTCGACCACGCCTTCCCGATCACCCCGGCGGCACTCGGGGTGCTGCGCGCCAAGGGGTACCGGGGGCCGGCGACGATCATCCCGCTCGGGGTGGACACCGCCCTGTTCCGACCCCGTCCGACGCCGCGACCGCAGGCCCGACGCTTCACCGTCGGCTTCGTCGGCCGGCTGGAACCGCACAAGGGCGTACGCGACCTGCTCCGGGCGGTGGAACTGCTCGACTGCGACCTGCTCGCGGTGGGCGGCGGCAGCCTGCATCCGGAGATCGAGCGGCTCGCCGCCCGCCGCCCGGGTCGGGTCACCCTCGCCGGCTGGACCGACCACGCCGACCTGCCCAGGCTGCTGTCCCGGATGGACGTGCTGGTCCTGCCCTCGATCGAGGTGATCCAGCGCAACCTGGTGCGGTGGATCGGCATCCCGTTGCGGGAGCAGTTCGGCCGGGTGCTGGTCGAGGCGATGGCGTGCGGCGTACCGGTCGTGGGCAGCGACGTGGGCGAGATCCCGTACGTCATCGGTGCGGCCGGGCTGACCTATCCGGCCGGCGACGTGGTGGCCCTGGCCGACCGGCTGGCGGGGCTGCGCGACAACCCCGACCTCGCCCGGCGGCTGGCCGCCGAGGGCGTCAGCCGGGCGACCAGTGAGTTCAGCTGGGCGGGTACGGCCGAACGGATGTGCCGCGTCTGGCAGGAGTTGACCGGAGCCGGGCGGCACCCCGCCGATGCTCGGGGACCCGACGGGCAGAAGGCGAGAACCTCATGA
- a CDS encoding glycosyltransferase family 2 protein, with translation MNQPPATAVIVTHNSAGEIARAVRPLHRAGLAVRVVDNASDDNTVALLRRDFPTVELIENKSNVGFARAVNQGLSGVTSDIVLLVNPDCVVPDGTSRELIHYLRQRPEVGIAGPRLVDGTGRVAISAHPFESLTSVLASRFGGSLIPVPVRRMLGGRRRRRAYDACRRPSEPVSVDWLSGACLAVRTSVLRGIGGLDEGYFLYYEDEELCLQAWRRGARVVYLPGVQATHVGGASSADPSWIWPHLYRSMLLFFARHRRSSFTAVRTAVLLRALLGIGLGGIRLTVAPRAGAARIRAWSGVTRIALTATPEHLERQPRCTS, from the coding sequence ATGAACCAGCCACCGGCGACCGCCGTCATCGTCACCCACAACTCGGCCGGGGAGATCGCCCGCGCGGTGCGACCGCTGCATCGGGCCGGACTGGCCGTCCGGGTGGTCGACAACGCGTCCGACGACAACACGGTCGCCCTGCTGCGCCGGGACTTCCCGACGGTCGAGCTGATCGAGAACAAATCGAACGTCGGCTTCGCGCGGGCCGTCAACCAGGGACTGTCCGGTGTCACCTCGGACATCGTGCTGCTGGTCAACCCGGACTGCGTGGTGCCGGACGGCACCAGCCGGGAGCTGATCCACTACCTCCGGCAACGGCCCGAGGTGGGGATCGCCGGGCCACGACTGGTCGACGGCACCGGCCGGGTGGCGATCAGCGCCCACCCGTTCGAGTCCCTGACCAGCGTGTTGGCCTCCCGGTTCGGCGGCAGCCTGATACCGGTGCCGGTGCGCCGGATGCTCGGCGGACGCCGACGCCGACGCGCGTACGACGCCTGCCGGCGGCCGTCCGAGCCGGTCAGCGTCGACTGGCTCTCCGGCGCCTGCCTGGCCGTACGCACCAGTGTGCTGCGCGGCATCGGTGGCCTCGACGAGGGCTACTTCCTCTACTACGAGGACGAGGAACTGTGCCTCCAGGCGTGGCGCCGGGGCGCCCGGGTCGTCTACCTGCCCGGCGTGCAGGCCACCCACGTCGGCGGTGCGAGCAGCGCCGACCCGAGCTGGATCTGGCCCCACCTCTACCGCAGCATGCTGCTGTTCTTCGCCCGCCACCGCCGCTCCAGCTTCACCGCCGTACGGACCGCCGTCCTGCTTCGCGCCCTGCTCGGCATCGGACTCGGCGGGATCCGGCTCACCGTGGCGCCCCGCGCCGGAGCGGCCCGGATCCGGGCGTGGAGCGGCGTGACCCGGATCGCCCTGACCGCCACCCCCGAGCACCTTGAGAGGCAACCCAGATGCACGTCCTGA
- a CDS encoding O-antigen ligase family protein: MTLRALPTTAVLAAALVGTVIATLLVRLPGSLGLTVVLGILCWIGFTLWPWAVLPFGIIGGTIAGVLLGDGGIRSIIIMHTLILLTGCAAVVTRRLLPETGERSRRTSTDAAMLALAGLTALAAIYGLVRGNVPMYVIVAAYQISIIPGYFFLATHTLADSRSLRAAGLLYLGAATVLTAAELATPGRHGGLLSSLALPPLMVLIGRTRGWRRIVLVLVAAGFTADVVLASYRAIWLAAGLAILIMVVRGGPVIRRGVAWTVTGGILLLAGLSLSAGVRERSSVMMTAFGRSAGHRAPEAAVGVDVFATQPIAGAGLGQSSRDIYLPGMGMTDVGPVYHAFYVLVLANFGLIGLCAVLWPVLRTLRVGFADRDGMPLAFTALTCGFLVGAFFAGPTEGHWELGLLPALTLLTARAGGLVRTPGVAPPRALAVVAPGRPVGPGRGRLFRSGAAGPGRSGPTGAATAGPATRTGTPIGRTPAVLR; encoded by the coding sequence ATGACGTTGCGCGCCCTGCCGACCACCGCCGTGCTGGCCGCCGCCCTGGTCGGCACCGTCATCGCCACGCTGCTCGTACGCCTGCCCGGCAGTCTCGGCCTCACCGTCGTACTCGGCATCCTGTGCTGGATCGGCTTCACGCTGTGGCCGTGGGCGGTGCTCCCGTTCGGCATCATCGGCGGCACGATCGCCGGTGTGCTGCTCGGCGACGGCGGCATCCGCTCGATCATCATCATGCACACGCTGATCCTGCTGACCGGTTGCGCGGCGGTGGTCACCCGCCGGCTGCTGCCCGAAACGGGCGAGCGGTCCCGCCGGACCAGCACCGACGCGGCGATGCTGGCCCTGGCCGGGCTGACCGCGCTGGCCGCGATCTACGGCCTGGTACGGGGAAACGTGCCGATGTACGTCATCGTCGCCGCGTACCAGATCTCGATCATCCCCGGTTACTTCTTCCTCGCCACGCACACCCTGGCCGACTCCCGGTCGCTGCGCGCCGCCGGGCTGCTCTACCTGGGCGCGGCGACGGTGCTGACCGCCGCCGAACTGGCCACGCCCGGCCGGCACGGGGGACTGCTGTCCTCGCTGGCGCTGCCGCCGCTGATGGTGCTGATCGGCCGGACCCGCGGCTGGCGCCGGATAGTGCTGGTGCTGGTGGCCGCCGGGTTCACCGCGGACGTCGTGCTCGCCTCGTACCGGGCGATCTGGCTCGCCGCCGGGCTGGCGATCCTGATCATGGTGGTCCGGGGCGGGCCGGTGATCCGGCGCGGCGTGGCGTGGACCGTCACCGGCGGCATCCTGCTGCTGGCCGGGCTCAGCCTCTCCGCCGGCGTACGGGAACGCTCGTCGGTGATGATGACGGCGTTCGGCCGGTCCGCCGGGCACCGGGCGCCCGAGGCCGCGGTCGGGGTGGACGTGTTCGCCACCCAGCCGATCGCCGGCGCCGGACTCGGCCAGTCCAGCCGGGACATCTACCTGCCCGGCATGGGCATGACCGACGTGGGACCGGTCTACCACGCGTTCTACGTACTGGTGCTGGCCAACTTCGGGTTGATCGGGCTCTGCGCGGTGCTCTGGCCGGTGCTGCGTACGCTCCGGGTCGGTTTCGCCGACCGGGACGGGATGCCGCTCGCGTTCACGGCACTGACCTGCGGATTCCTCGTCGGCGCGTTCTTCGCCGGACCGACCGAGGGGCACTGGGAACTCGGTCTGCTGCCGGCGCTGACCCTGTTGACCGCGCGGGCCGGCGGGCTCGTCCGTACCCCGGGTGTCGCCCCACCCCGCGCCCTCGCCGTCGTCGCGCCCGGCCGACCGGTCGGACCGGGCCGAGGCCGGTTGTTCAGGTCCGGGGCCGCCGGACCGGGCCGCTCCGGCCCCACCGGAGCAGCCACCGCCGGACCGGCGACACGAACCGGTACGCCGATCGGCCGAACCCCGGCGGTGCTGCGATGA
- a CDS encoding glycosyltransferase, which produces MADRTEPDWVLMFSGSPWRVAAHRQHALARQLAVDFRVIFVDPPDNHPCPRPTVRRVGDSLWHAVGPSPLPYGRQFPPVNLLTRRLTAAWLRSWLDRHPGARLLWLDEDLAAPVAGRLGESAVVYDATDLDWTFTRRWNRWHLRRGLRAAVGAADLVLASSSALPERLPAARRPPVVLPNGCDPDRFTPDGPSASWLDPLPRPRLGYLGAVDTRAFDADLVAAVARSRPEWTFVLVGPATPAGRAPLAGLPNVRLHDAVPYAEAPAVLRGCDVGVIPYRVGGLIDYVHPKKCYEYLALGLPVVATPLPALRPLAGPVRLAGDAPAFVAEVEAALSDATHPEQVARRRATAVANSWSVRGDRLRELLAELPVRSRTAPAGVAGPAGRTERVPR; this is translated from the coding sequence GTGGCTGACCGTACCGAGCCGGACTGGGTGCTGATGTTCAGCGGGAGCCCGTGGCGGGTCGCCGCCCACCGGCAGCACGCGCTGGCCCGGCAACTCGCCGTCGACTTCCGGGTGATCTTCGTCGACCCGCCGGACAACCACCCGTGCCCGCGACCCACCGTACGGCGGGTCGGCGACTCCCTGTGGCACGCGGTCGGGCCGAGCCCGCTGCCGTACGGCCGGCAGTTTCCGCCGGTCAACCTGCTCACCCGCCGGCTCACCGCGGCCTGGCTGCGGTCCTGGCTCGACCGGCACCCCGGCGCCCGGCTGCTCTGGCTCGACGAGGACCTCGCCGCGCCGGTCGCCGGCCGGCTCGGCGAGAGCGCGGTCGTCTACGACGCGACCGACCTCGACTGGACCTTCACCCGCCGGTGGAACCGTTGGCACCTGCGCCGGGGCCTGCGGGCCGCCGTCGGTGCCGCCGACCTGGTCCTGGCCTCGTCCTCGGCGCTGCCCGAGCGGTTGCCGGCGGCCCGCCGGCCACCGGTGGTGCTGCCCAACGGCTGCGACCCGGACCGGTTCACCCCGGACGGGCCGAGCGCGTCCTGGCTGGACCCGCTGCCCCGACCCCGGCTCGGTTACCTCGGCGCGGTGGACACCCGGGCATTCGACGCCGACCTGGTCGCGGCGGTCGCCCGGTCCCGGCCGGAGTGGACGTTCGTCCTGGTCGGCCCGGCCACCCCGGCGGGCCGCGCGCCGTTGGCCGGGTTGCCCAACGTACGCCTGCACGACGCCGTCCCGTACGCCGAGGCGCCGGCCGTGCTGCGCGGTTGCGACGTCGGCGTGATCCCTTACCGGGTGGGTGGGCTGATCGACTACGTGCACCCGAAGAAGTGCTACGAATACCTGGCCCTCGGCCTGCCGGTGGTCGCCACCCCGCTGCCGGCGCTGCGTCCGCTCGCCGGTCCGGTCCGGCTGGCCGGGGACGCGCCCGCCTTCGTCGCCGAGGTCGAGGCGGCCCTGTCCGACGCGACCCACCCGGAGCAGGTGGCCCGGCGCCGCGCGACGGCGGTCGCCAACAGCTGGTCGGTACGCGGTGACCGGCTCCGCGAACTGCTCGCCGAACTGCCCGTCCGATCGCGCACCGCCCCGGCCGGGGTCGCCGGACCGGCCGGACGTACGGAACGGGTGCCGCGATGA